One window of Macrococcus sp. 19Msa1099 genomic DNA carries:
- a CDS encoding MFS transporter → MSKFKLFTFILSVFVVGMVELVVAGILTLISDDLHISRALAGQLVTIYAFTVAISGPILVKLTERYNPKWVLLVSMIIFIIGNIINAVGNDFWIIVIGRIIASAASSIIVVKLLALTVILSDPRERGKMLGLVYIGFSGANVFGVPIGTKLGEMLGWRATFWMIVLVSVIATILLMFQLPNTIKTSEDEDKSSKLLYPKEAAKYIGITFFILASNYIVFTYISPMMLNEGYTLEQVSILLFVCGIGSIAGTSFGGRMADKMGSRKWLLIALTMYTLSIFLFKLSLPVFALLLIVMLIWNIFEWSTNPAIQIGIIKQVKGDSSSIMAWNMSALNAGIGFGALIGGIIINNFDVAITPYVSICLAVICIVLAYTIKR, encoded by the coding sequence ATGTCAAAATTCAAACTCTTTACTTTTATACTTAGCGTATTTGTAGTGGGAATGGTAGAACTCGTCGTTGCGGGTATTCTCACTTTGATTAGCGATGATCTGCATATCTCTCGCGCACTTGCCGGCCAACTTGTCACGATCTATGCATTTACAGTAGCAATTAGCGGTCCAATACTCGTCAAACTTACTGAACGCTACAATCCAAAATGGGTACTCTTAGTCAGCATGATCATATTTATTATAGGTAATATAATCAATGCTGTAGGTAACGATTTCTGGATTATTGTAATTGGGCGTATCATCGCATCAGCAGCATCCAGTATCATTGTCGTGAAGTTGCTTGCCCTTACTGTAATCTTGAGTGACCCCCGAGAGCGAGGTAAGATGCTCGGTCTTGTCTATATCGGTTTTAGCGGTGCAAATGTCTTCGGTGTTCCAATAGGGACAAAGCTCGGTGAAATGCTCGGATGGCGTGCAACATTCTGGATGATTGTACTCGTAAGTGTTATTGCAACAATCCTCTTAATGTTCCAGCTTCCTAATACAATTAAGACATCAGAAGATGAAGATAAATCTTCAAAACTGCTCTATCCGAAAGAAGCTGCAAAGTATATCGGTATCACCTTCTTTATATTAGCCTCTAATTATATTGTATTCACTTACATCAGTCCGATGATGTTAAATGAAGGATATACGTTAGAACAAGTTTCGATTCTACTGTTTGTTTGTGGTATCGGAAGTATCGCAGGCACGAGCTTCGGCGGCAGAATGGCTGATAAAATGGGCAGCAGAAAATGGTTATTGATCGCATTAACGATGTATACGTTGTCTATCTTTCTATTTAAATTATCATTACCTGTATTTGCATTGTTACTTATCGTGATGCTCATCTGGAATATATTTGAATGGAGTACGAACCCTGCAATTCAAATCGGGATTATTAAACAGGTTAAAGGAGATTCCAGCAGTATTATGGCGTGGAATATGAGTGCGCTCAATGCTGGTATAGGATTTGGTGCACTTATTGGAGGCATCATTATCAATAATTTTGATGTTGCGATTACACCTTATGTTTCAATATGTTTAGCAGTGATTTGTATCGTACTCGCCTATACTATCAAAAGATAA
- a CDS encoding DUF402 domain-containing protein yields the protein MEQLKIKSHKYPHRPHIEVEGTLIKETDEYFLVICDETTILRHFIRNIDIPLQYETLHFLSKIHGYSVSIALDKTYQPVKIFCNISSPCERDTDGNIVYLDLDLDYVKTDSDEWILRNNDMFLENSAKFNYPFQLTNFALVSLQELKNNIEADKFPFNVQNFNDYIK from the coding sequence TTGGAACAGTTAAAGATTAAATCCCACAAATATCCACATCGACCTCACATCGAGGTAGAAGGTACCCTGATAAAAGAAACAGATGAATACTTTCTTGTCATCTGTGATGAAACGACAATACTCCGACACTTTATTAGAAATATTGATATTCCATTGCAATATGAAACGCTCCATTTTCTTTCAAAAATCCACGGATATTCTGTTTCTATCGCTTTAGATAAGACTTATCAGCCGGTCAAGATATTTTGTAACATTTCTTCTCCTTGTGAGCGCGATACAGATGGGAACATTGTTTATCTAGACTTAGATCTAGACTATGTGAAGACAGATAGTGACGAATGGATCCTTAGAAATAACGATATGTTCCTGGAAAATAGTGCAAAGTTCAACTATCCATTTCAACTGACAAATTTCGCACTCGTTTCTTTACAAGAACTGAAAAATAATATTGAAGCAGATAAATTTCCTTTCAATGTACAAAATTTCAATGACTATATAAAATAA
- a CDS encoding YjiH family protein, with amino-acid sequence MHSDNKTGKMGQFKFIIPSLIGIFLFLTPLNVEGKTSLPVAVLAKWLLSTLGNFTPTLIFIVIILSTLLTFYFSFINHPKTSYFKQLFEVNWIWFIIRLMGAIFAIIVYFKMKVPFVDTENTGQLIYSGLLPTLIAVFFFAGLFLPFLMDYGLLEFLGPMFSKVMRPLFTLPGRSAVDNLASFIGDGTVGVMITSKQYDGNFYTRREATVIATSFSVVSITFAIVVCEQIGLMNHFFYFYGTVIVSCLVAAMIMPRIWPLSKIPDHYADGTTEIKEEVIPDNHNVISYGYENATKTAIKAPGFKTFWYQGFKTVGDMWFAVLPVVMCIGTAATIIAEYTPFFQWIGMPFVPLLELLQIPDAVAASQTILIGFADMFLPSILITDSEYDLTRFVIGALSISQLIYLSEVGGVILGSKIPVSLPKLFVIFLMRTIICLPIIVLMGHLLFSI; translated from the coding sequence ATGCATTCTGATAACAAAACGGGTAAGATGGGGCAGTTTAAATTTATCATTCCTAGTCTTATCGGTATATTCTTATTTTTAACGCCACTCAATGTTGAAGGTAAGACGAGTTTGCCCGTTGCAGTTTTAGCAAAGTGGCTGTTATCGACTCTCGGTAATTTCACACCAACTTTAATCTTCATCGTTATTATTCTTTCTACGTTACTAACATTTTACTTTAGTTTTATTAACCATCCGAAGACGAGTTATTTCAAACAACTGTTCGAGGTGAACTGGATCTGGTTTATTATTCGTCTTATGGGTGCCATTTTTGCAATCATTGTCTATTTTAAAATGAAAGTCCCATTTGTTGATACTGAAAATACAGGTCAGCTCATATATAGTGGATTATTACCGACACTAATCGCTGTATTTTTCTTTGCGGGATTATTTCTGCCATTTTTAATGGACTATGGATTACTGGAATTTCTTGGACCGATGTTCTCTAAGGTAATGCGTCCCCTCTTTACATTACCGGGACGCTCTGCAGTGGATAATTTAGCTTCATTTATTGGAGATGGGACTGTAGGCGTTATGATTACATCTAAACAATATGATGGGAATTTCTATACGAGACGTGAAGCAACAGTCATTGCGACAAGCTTCTCCGTTGTGTCAATCACGTTTGCGATAGTTGTATGTGAACAGATTGGACTAATGAATCACTTCTTCTATTTCTATGGAACTGTTATTGTGTCATGTTTAGTTGCAGCGATGATTATGCCGCGTATTTGGCCGTTATCGAAGATTCCGGATCATTATGCTGATGGAACGACTGAAATTAAAGAGGAAGTGATTCCTGATAATCATAATGTCATCAGCTACGGGTACGAAAATGCGACTAAGACTGCAATTAAAGCACCTGGATTTAAAACATTCTGGTACCAAGGATTTAAAACAGTAGGAGATATGTGGTTTGCGGTACTACCTGTCGTAATGTGTATCGGTACAGCAGCAACAATCATTGCTGAGTATACACCGTTCTTCCAGTGGATTGGAATGCCGTTCGTACCTTTATTAGAGTTACTTCAGATCCCTGATGCAGTTGCAGCATCTCAGACAATATTGATTGGCTTTGCAGATATGTTCTTACCTTCAATACTTATTACAGATTCTGAATATGATCTTACACGTTTTGTTATCGGTGCGCTAAGTATCTCTCAGCTGATTTATTTATCAGAAGTGGGTGGTGTTATATTAGGCTCTAAAATACCGGTAAGCTTACCTAAGCTATTTGTCATCTTCTTGATGAGAACCATCATCTGTTTACCGATTATCGTGTTAATGGGACATTTACTATTTAGTATATAA